The DNA region GCGGGCGTGGGTGCTGCGGGTGAGGTAGTGCAGCCGGGCCTGGAGGCCGCGGTGGGCGGTGACGGGGCTGGCGATGTAGCCGGCGAGCGCGTCCAACTGCCGGGCGACGGCCTCGTGGCCCTTGAGGCCGCGGGCGCCGTACTTGCCGAACTCGATGTTCCGCTCAGGCATCGTCTCTTCCGAATCCCTCGGGTCGATGGATCACTGTACGGGTCTGTGAGGGACGATCACCCGCCCCGGCATGGCCGTTCGTATACCGAGGACAGGCGACCTGCCTCAGGAAGGACTCTCGGGGCGTTGCAGGGCCGGATCCTGATCGGTGCCGACGGTGTAGACGTCCTTGACCTTCACTTCGGTGACGCCGCGTCCTTCGGGGAACACCGCGCGCCAGTCGCCGGCCACGTGCAGTTCGTCGGTGCCCATGGCGCGGACGACCATCAGGCCCTCGTCGTACGCCCGGTGCGCTTTCCACCACAGGTTCGCGAAGGCCTGGGAGCGGATGAGGTGCATCCAGTCGGTGCGGTAGAGCTCCCGGTTGTAGTTCGACTCCCCCAGCGTGGACACGAACTTCGAGTACATCGCCTTCACATACTCCAGCGTCACCTCGTCGCCTTCGGCGATCGCCCGGTCCCGAGCGTCCTTCAGCACGATGCGGAACTTCTCCAGCAGCCCCTCCGTGGCCCCCGACGTCCACGACTCGTGGATCTCGGGCGGGTCGCACAGCCCGTACTTCGGCCCGGACACGCGCAGCAGCAGACGCAGGGTCGGTTCGGTGACCCATAGCGGGCCGGGCTCATCCCGGTTGCCGATCGGGTCCGGCAGGTAGGAGCCGTGGTCCCAGGCGGGCGGGGTGATCAGGTGCAGGCCGGCTCGGCGGCGGTCGTGGTGATCGCCGGTGGAGTGTTCCAGCTGGCCGAGCGGCAGGTGGGTCTTGAGTGCGGACAGGTAGGCGCCGTTGATGTCGAGCGCGGTGATCTCGTGCTCGCCCGCGGGCAGTTCCGGCCGGCTCCACTTGGGGCGGGCCTCCCACACCTGGTCCGCGCCGCGGGCACTCTGCTTGCGCAGGATGTCCGGCAGCCACGGGTGCGCGACCACGTCGTAGCGGCCGCCCTTACGGGTGTGGTCCAGCAGCGCCATCGCATCCGGGATCGCCCGCTTCACCAACGCGGCGGTCGCGGCTTCGACGTCGCCGGCGTGCTCGGCGAGCGCGGCCGCCACCGCGGAACCGATGAGATCCGGGGTGTCGGAGGCCACCTGCACCCGGCGGCCGACCGGCACAACCTTCACACCGGAAGCCGCCCGACCCGGCTCCCCCGCCCGTGCCGGCTGCCGCGAGGCCGGGCGGGGCGCGGGCTTCTCCGGCTGCGCGGGTACGGGGGCGGCGGTGCCGCACTCGGCGGGGTCCAGGTGCTGCGGGAACCCTTCGACCTGATGCCGGGCCGGCTGCCCGCACAGCACACACGGCCGGGGCTCGGCCAGGACTCCGGTGTCGGCGTCGCCGTTGTCCGTGTCGGAGGCCTGGTCCTCTTCGGCCAGGCTGTCTGCTGCCGGGCCGGGAGCGTCGGCGGGTGCTGCCGCGGCCGCGACGGCGTCCAGCTTGGTGCGGGCTCCCTCGAGGAAGTACCCGTACTTCTCCCGCACGTCCCCACTCGGGTCCCGGCCCGCCTCCCACCCTCCGACCGTCGAGGCGCCGACACCCAAAGCCTGCGCGAGCTGTGCACGCGAGAGGCTCAGCCCCTCGCGCAGCCGCCGTCGCTCCTGGGCAGGCGGCAGCCGGACCTCCTGCCCGGCTCCGGCAAGCAGAGCGTCGATCGCGTCGAATTCCGCCATCAGACTCCCCCGTCCACAGCCGCAGGGCGCGCACTGGGGACGTGGCGGCCGGGAGTCCGCGGACGTGCTTCGAGCAGCGACTCCGCAGCCCGGGTGGGCCCCGCAAGAAGTTCGAGAACATCGATGCCGTAGTGCGCGGCAACCGCCTCGCAGTCCGCCAGACTCCACGCGGCCGTACCGGACTGACGGCGACTCACCTGCGCCTGGCTCACCCCTACCGCGGCAGCGAGGTCGGCCTGCGACTCACCCGCCACGTGAAGGAGCGCCGCCACAGCAGACCGCACCCGCTCATCCAGGCTCATACCCATACCGCACACAATACCGATCTGGACACATTGATTATTCACCACACGCATGGCGAGTTGAGGGCCGTAACTGAGTGGGCGGCCAGGCTCAACCCCTGTGCCTGCGGATGAACTTGTCGTAGACCCGGGCTGCAGGGCACGGGGCCCCGATGACCAGGCTCCACGTCGTCAGCGGGGTCGGACGACTCCGCCGCCCTATGGTCGGCGGGCACAATCGCTCTGGACACCGCCGCTTGCCCCGGAAGGCTCCCATGCCCCGTATGACGCTCCGTCCCCACCAGGCCGAAGCCGTGGACAGCGTGGTCAGGCACCTCCACTCCCCCTCCGGCGGCGGGTTTCCCTCCGAGGGCCTGAGAACGCAGGTCGTCGCCGCCACCGGGTCCGGCAAGACACTGGTCGCCGTGGAAGCAGCACGCCGACTGCCCGCACGGCGTGTGCTGGTCCTGGTGCCGACACTCGACCTGCTGACGCAGATGACCCGGTCCTGGCGGGGCGGAGGGCGTCGGGGCGCGATGGTGGGGGTTTGCTCACTGCGAGCGGAGGAGAGCGAGGGTGTGCCGTGCACGACCGACCCTGACGAGCTGGTCGCATGGGTGTCGGGTCTGGAGTCGGTGACGGTCTTCGCGACGTACGCGTCCGTGGGGCTGGGCATCCTTCAGCGGGCGCATGCGGTCGGCTTGCCGGTGTGGGACCTGATGGTCGTGGACGAGGCACACCGGACCAGCGGGGATGGTTCGAAGCCGTGGGCTGCGGTGCATGACCAGCAGCAGATTCCGGCGGTGCGGCGGCTGTACATGACGGCCACGGCCCGTATCTGGGAGGCGGAGGGGGTTCGGCCGCGTCTGGTGGCGAGCATGGATGAGGATTCTCCGGTGTTCGGGCCGGTGGCGTACAAGCTGCGGTTGTCGGAGGCGATCCGGCTCGGGTTGGTGGCGCCCTACCAGGTGCTGTGTCTCGACATCCGCGACCCGGAGCTCTACGCCGCCCTCACGAGCGAGGACAGCGGCTCCCCGGTGATTCGTGGTGCCCGGTTGGCGGCTGTCCAGGCCGGGTTGATGCGCGCAGCTGTCGAGGAGCGGTTCCGGCGGGTGCTGTCGTTCCACAGCCGGATCGGTGAGGCGGAGGCGATGGCGGCCGGAATGCCGGCGGTCGCGGCCCGGCTCGCGGAGGACGATCCCGACTCCTTCCCGGTTGCGGAGCGGGTGTGGGCGGATTGGCTGTACGGCGAACACGCGCCCCTTCACCGGCGTCGGGTGCTGGACGAGTTCGCCTCCGATTTCCTCGGCGCCGCTGGGTCCGGTGGCGTGGATATTCCTGCTGCGTTGCGGGTGTTGAGTTCCGTTCGGGTTCTTGGTGAGGGTGTCGACACCGCTGAATGTGATGCGGTGCTTTTCGCGGACGCGCGTGGGTCGATGGTCGATATCGTGCAGATGGTCGGGCGGGCGCTGCGGATGCAGCCGGGTACCGGGAAACTGGCCACGCTGATCGTGCCCGTCTTCCTGGGGCCGGATGAAGATCCGGATGAAATGCTGACCTCCGACGCGTACACCACTCTCACGAAGGTCCTCAGCGCCCTGCGGGCACACGACACGGAGACGATCGAGGCCCTTGCCGATCCGCGTCTGCGCAACAGCCGCCCCGCGGCCGAATCCGACGACGCGCAGGACGAGACCGACGCTGCCACCGACAGTCAAGAGCAAGGCCCGGACGCGGGGCGGGTAAGTGGCGCGGCCGCCGGAGTGCTGCGCTTCAGCGAGGAGCGCGACCCCCTGGCGCTGACGCAGTTCATCCGGCTGCGGATCATCGACCCCGAGAGCGCCTACTGGCGGCGCGGCATCGAGGCAGCCACACGGTGGCTGCGCGAGACCGACAACAGCGAACTGCGCGTGCCGTACACGTTCGTTGCCCCGGCCGAGTGGGGTGCGGTGGGTGGGTATCCGCTGGGGCGGTGGCTTGCGGATGTACGGCGCTACTACGCCGCCGGCACCCTCGAAGCCGGACGCGTCGTCGAGCTGGAGGCGCTGGGAATGGTGTGGTCGGCGTGGGACACCGCGTTCGCCGAAGGCCTCGCCGTCGCCCGCGAATGGGCCGCCGAACACGGGCATCTGCTGCCGCCCGCCACGGCTGTCGCCGAGGGCGGCTTCCCTATTGGCACCTGGACGAAGAACCAGCGCGCGGCGGTCCGCAAGACACTCCGGAACGCCGAACGGCGTGCGGCCGGGGAACCCGGCATCTCAAGCGTCGGCGAGCTGCCGGAGAGCCGCATGGAGGCGCTGGAGGCGATCGATCCGGGGTGGTGTCCTGCGTGGGAGGTTGGATGGCAGCGCTGCTTCCGTCTCGCCCTCGCCCGCATCCAGGCCGGCGGCACCCTGCCCATGGTGTCGGGCGAGGTGATCGTCCAGGGCGAGGATCTCGGCGCGTGGGCCGCCGCGCAGCGTACGGGATGGGACCGGCTGCTACCGGCACAGCAGTGGCTCCTGGCCAACGCACTCGGGTTGGAACCCGCAGATGAGACGGAACAGCCGCCGGCTCGCCGGACACAGGCCGACCGGTGGGCCACCCACCTCGCCGCCGCCCGCCAGTTCCATACCCGCGAAGGGCATCTGAATGTGGGACGCAAGCACGTTGAGGAGTTGACGGGCGAGGACGGGGAAGATGGCACAGCCATTCGGCTCGGAGGATGGCTCGACAACACCCGCAGGAGGGCCGCCAGGCTGACGCCGGAGCGCCGCACGGAACTCGACGAGCTCGGCATGCGCTGGTAGATGCGCTCCGTCCTGCGACGGCTGCCCTGCACTCGCGGGCCGACGAGCGCGGGGCAGCCTGTGTTGTCCATCGAGCAGCCACTGTTCGCGAAGATCGGCCGCAGGCCGTTGGGTTGACCTGCGAGCCCGGCGCGACGGTTGCGACGACACTGCCCATCAGCACTGCAGAACCCTCAGCTCACCCAGCGGGCTATCAGGCGGCCCCGCGGCCGGCGGCACATGTCGCGCCGCGTCACCACTTCACCGCGTCACCGGTGCGGCGCATCTTCGACGCGCAGGGCTGCCGCGTCGGCCGGTCACGAGCCGGTCATTTTCCGATGCCGTGGGCGAGAAGGTTCTCGGCGGTCTCCGCGATGGTGTCCTGGATGGGACGCGCCTGCCAGCCGAGCAGTTGCTCCGCCTTGGCGCTTGTGGCGTCGAGATCCCGGCCGAGCTGGTGCCTGAGCAGTCGCAGTTCGGGGTTCACGACGCCCAGTGCGCGCGCGAGCCACACGGGCAGTTCGCGGGTCGGGGCCTTCGCGGCGCGCTCACCCAGGCGATCATGCAGAATGCGCGCGATGTCGAGAACGCGCAGGCTGTGCCCGGCGATTGACAGGAATCGTTCGCCGGCGGCTGCCGGATCGGTCATCGCGCGCAGGTGCAGATCCGCGACGTCGCGTACGTCGACGAAGCCCATCCCGAAGGGAGGGCACGCAGGAACCCTGCCCTCGAGCATTCTGCGCACCAGACGCAGCGATGGTGGGTCGTCCGGGCCGAGCAGGGGTCCAAGGACCCCCACGGGATGAACCGCTGTCAGTTCGAGACCGCCGCCTTCGTCTTCGATGAACTGCCAGGCTGCGCGTTCGGCGAGCGTCTTGGACCGCTGGTAGGGCGGGATATCGCTGGCGACGTTGGTCCAGTCCGCCTCGGTGAACGGGGTCGGTCGCCGGGGGTGCCCGATCCCGATGGCGCCGAAGGCGCTCGTCAGGACGACCCGGCGCACGCCGGAGTCGCGGGCGGCGCGCAGCACCCGCAGGACGCCCTCGCGTGCCGGGACCACCAACTCGTCGTCGTTCGCCGGCGTATGGCGCAGGGTCGGCGAGGCGACGTGGAGGACGAAGTCGCAGTCGGCGACGGCATCGTCCCAGCCGTCGGGGTGTTCGAGGTCGGCGCGTACGACCGTGAGACGGTCGTCGTCGAACGGCGCGGCCGCATGGAGCCAGGAGCGCAGCGCCGGCTCGCGTTGCAGGTCGCGGACTGTGGTGCGGACGGCGTGCCCGGCGTCGAGCAGAGTCAGGACGCACCAGCTCCCGATGAATCCTGTTCCTCCGGTGACCAGTACCTGGGCCATCTGCGTCTCCTCAGTTCTCGACTCGTGCGGTAAGGGGTGCCGGCGGGTGCGTCGCGTGAGGACGCTGGGCAGCGGCCGCGCTGATTCCCAGGAGGGCTCCGGCGCGGGCAGCGGCGCCGGAGCCGACGATGGGGTTCATGCGAGGGCCATTCCGGGAACGCGCTGGCGGATGGCCTCCATCTCGGCCTCGTCCGAGACCCCCTGCCAGTCGTATCGGGGGGTGTACGGAGCCTCCAGGGCGCGCACCTCGTCGTCGGTGAGCTCGATGTCGAGGGAGGCCACCGCCTCGTCGATCTGCCGGATCGAGCCGGCGCCGACCAGAGGTGCGGTCACGACCGGCTGGCGGCGCAGCCAGGCGAGCGCGACCTGTGCGCGGCTGACGCCGTGGGAGTTCGCGGCCTGTCCGACCGCCTCGATGATCGCGTGGTTGGACGCCTCCTGCTCGGGCGAGTAGAGCAGGTCCGCGTAGGCGCCGTCCGTCTCGGAGCGCGTCGTCGAGCGGGCGTCGTCCCACGCGCGGGCCAGGCGGCCGCGGGCCAGTGGCGACCAGATGATCGTGCCGACGCCCTCGTCCAGGCACAGCGGGATCATCTCCCGCTCCTCCTCGCGGGCGAGCAGGTTGTAGTGGTCCTGCATGGACACGAATCGCGCCCAGCCGTTCTGCTTCTGCAGGTGCAGCGCCTTCGCGAACTCCCAGGCGTGCATGGACGAGGCGCCGAGGTAGCGGACCTTGCCGGCCCTCACGAGGTCGTTGAGCGCCTCGAGGGTCTCCTCCCAGGGGGTGGAGTGGTCGTTGCGGTGGATCTGGTAGAGGTCGATGTAGTCGGTGCCCAGGCGGCGCAGCGAGTGGTCGACCTCGGCCATGATCGCCTTGCGGGACAGGCCGCGGCCGTTGGGCCCCAGTCGCATCGGATGGCGCAGCTTCGTGGCGATCACCACGTCGTCGCGGTCGGCGAAGTCCTTCAGCGCGCGGCCGAGGATCTCCTCGCTGGAACCGTTGGAGTACATGTTCGCGGTGTCGAAGAAGTTGATCCCCGTCTCCAGCGCGTGCTTGATGAGCGGTCGCGCGTCCTGTTCGCCCTTCGACCAGACGGGGTGCCCGCGGTCGGGTTCGCCGTAGGTCATCGCGCCGATCGCGACCGGGGACACGTCGAGGCCGGTCATGCCGAGCTTGATGTAATGCATGACGCTCCTTAAAGTATGTGGAGAGCTCTCCACATAACGTAGTGGAGAACTCTCCACTTAGCAAAATGAGGTCCCGTGGTCCGTTCAGACGCCCGTGAGAACAGGGCGCGCATCCTCGCCGCCGCACGCGAAGCGCTCGCCGCGGACGGCAACACGTCGATGAACCAGATCGCCCAGCGAGCGGGAGTCGGCGCCGGCACCCTCTACCGCAACTTCCCCACACGCGAGGCACTGGTCTTGGCCGTCTACCAGGACGAGGTCGCACGCATCACCGGCACCGTGCCCCACCTGCTGGCCCAGATGCCGCCACTGGAAGCGCTCCGCCACTGGACGACCGACCTCGTCGAGGCCATGCGCAGAAAACACGGCCTCGGCGACGCACTCGGCCCGGGCGCACACCAGGCGATCAGCGAGCAGAGCTACGGACCGGTCATCGCCGCGATCACGCAGCTCCTCGACGCCGGCAAGAAGGACCACAGCATCCGCGCGGACGCCGACCCAGGCGACTTCCTCCAACTCACAGGCGCACTGTGGCGCGCCGCGTCCAGCCCCCAGGACCGGGCACCCCACATGCTCGCGCTCATCCTCGACGGACTCCGCACCCACCGGTAGACACCGCGCACGAGCCAGGGCCCGCCAAGCGAACGACTCGCAGGCCCGTTCCCACTGGAGGCAGGAGCACCATCCGACCAGGAGAACGGTGACGCCGACATCGAGCCGGCCGTGAGGCGGATCCGGCGCTGCACGACCGGTACCCCGAAGCGGACGAGGAGCTGCGACGCCCGTTCACCGCCGCACCGAACACCCCGTACACAACCCCGTCGACAGCCGGCGACACCACCAGAGCCGGCGCGGGGCAGCCTGCGCCATGCCCACCCGACGGCGCGGGCTCGGCCGCGCTCAACGACCGCTCTCCACAGGCTTCCTGACGAGCCTCCCACCGAACCGGCCGGCTACCATCACCCACCCATGTGACACCGCTCCACGAACCGAGGGGATGCCCCGGCCGGTGGCCGGGCAGACGGCGTGGGTCCGAGTTGCATCGACAAAGCCGGCACTCGCCCAGCATCTCGCCACCCGCCAGCCTCCGCGCCGAGAGCGAAACCCAGTGCAAAGGCCGGGCAGGAACGAACCGAGTGCCGGTGAACGCTCAACCCGCTGGCCGCCCGTCAAGAACAGGGCTGACGCGGGAAGCACCGGCAGATCTCTTACAGCGGACGACACAAGCGCCGCCGACGCCTCCCTGCGCTCCGCCCTCAAGCCGTGGTGACGACCACAGGTCACCCGCGTGAGCCACCCGGCCGACAGTTGATCAGAACGGCGAAGATCGAGGAGAATCGGAGCATGGCGATATGCAAGAAGTGCGGTGTGCGAAAGCGCAGTTGGCCCCGTTCCTGTCCCGGATGCCGCGCCGGATCCGCCCGGGCGGACGTGGCCGTGGCAGGGGCCGACGTCACCGTGGCCGCAGGACTGTTCGCAGGGATCAGACGGGTAGTCACGGGCATCGTCCGGCGGATCCTCGACTGGACCTGACCCAGCAGGCACGCCCCCGTGACACTGCTGCGGACGCCCTGCCGCTGCCGCCAGGCCCTCACCCGGCACCTCTGCGAGCAGGGAGTGTGCCGGCGACACTGCTGCACACTGTCCCCCTCCCAGGCGTCAGACAGCATCGCACTCTCGTACCGAGCCCATGAAGCCGATCCGAGTCTCGATGAACTCCCCCCCCGGCCGCGGTGACGGTGGCCGCGAGCGCGCTGTCCGGTGCAGGGCGATGACGACGGCCAGTTCCGCTCCCCCGCGTCCTCTGTGTCCGTCCTGCCGACGGACCGTGTGGAGGCGACACCTGCTGCTCGGCGAAGTGCTCGGTGAAGACCGTCGCTACCCTGGCGGGGCGCCGGGCTTGTCAGGATGCCCTCGACAGCACCCCGACCTCGTCACCGAACCCGACCGCGAAGCGCCCGCCCGGTGCCGCCGCGAGTGAGTGCACGGGGAATGGGAGCAGGTGGTCGGTACCGGCTGGGCACCCTGCGGTGAGATCGCGGAACCGCACGGTGCGGTCATCGCCGAAGGCCGCGACAAGCCGTCCGTCGGCCATCGCTGAGACCGCCAGCGTATTGCCGGAGCCTGACTCGGCGGCCTGAGCATCGCGTATCTGCTCCCCCTTGGACAGGTTCCACAGACGTATCGTCCGGTCCCGGCCCTTGCTGATCGCGATGGGAGCTCCGCCCAGGGTGGCGGTGGCCACGGCGGTCACCCAGTCGGTATGGCCGGTCAGGGGCTCGCCGAGCTGTCGGCCGGTGGCGAGGTCCCACAGTCGCACCGTCTTGTCCCAGCTGCCCGTCACTGCCACGGACCGTCCGTCGAGAACCGCGGTGGCGACGGTGGTGATACGGCTGGAGTGGCCGGTGAGAGGTGCGGCCAGGGGCTGTCCGGTGGTGAGGTCCCAGACGCCCACCACGCGATCGCTGCCTGCGGTGAGGGCGACGGGCCGGCCGTCCAGGGTCGTCGAAGCCATGGCCAGGACTCTGCCG from Streptomyces sp. NBC_00258 includes:
- a CDS encoding helix-turn-helix domain-containing protein, which codes for MAEFDAIDALLAGAGQEVRLPPAQERRRLREGLSLSRAQLAQALGVGASTVGGWEAGRDPSGDVREKYGYFLEGARTKLDAVAAAAAPADAPGPAADSLAEEDQASDTDNGDADTGVLAEPRPCVLCGQPARHQVEGFPQHLDPAECGTAAPVPAQPEKPAPRPASRQPARAGEPGRAASGVKVVPVGRRVQVASDTPDLIGSAVAAALAEHAGDVEAATAALVKRAIPDAMALLDHTRKGGRYDVVAHPWLPDILRKQSARGADQVWEARPKWSRPELPAGEHEITALDINGAYLSALKTHLPLGQLEHSTGDHHDRRRAGLHLITPPAWDHGSYLPDPIGNRDEPGPLWVTEPTLRLLLRVSGPKYGLCDPPEIHESWTSGATEGLLEKFRIVLKDARDRAIAEGDEVTLEYVKAMYSKFVSTLGESNYNRELYRTDWMHLIRSQAFANLWWKAHRAYDEGLMVVRAMGTDELHVAGDWRAVFPEGRGVTEVKVKDVYTVGTDQDPALQRPESPS
- a CDS encoding helix-turn-helix transcriptional regulator, which gives rise to MGMSLDERVRSAVAALLHVAGESQADLAAAVGVSQAQVSRRQSGTAAWSLADCEAVAAHYGIDVLELLAGPTRAAESLLEARPRTPGRHVPSARPAAVDGGV
- a CDS encoding Helicase associated domain protein, encoding MTLRPHQAEAVDSVVRHLHSPSGGGFPSEGLRTQVVAATGSGKTLVAVEAARRLPARRVLVLVPTLDLLTQMTRSWRGGGRRGAMVGVCSLRAEESEGVPCTTDPDELVAWVSGLESVTVFATYASVGLGILQRAHAVGLPVWDLMVVDEAHRTSGDGSKPWAAVHDQQQIPAVRRLYMTATARIWEAEGVRPRLVASMDEDSPVFGPVAYKLRLSEAIRLGLVAPYQVLCLDIRDPELYAALTSEDSGSPVIRGARLAAVQAGLMRAAVEERFRRVLSFHSRIGEAEAMAAGMPAVAARLAEDDPDSFPVAERVWADWLYGEHAPLHRRRVLDEFASDFLGAAGSGGVDIPAALRVLSSVRVLGEGVDTAECDAVLFADARGSMVDIVQMVGRALRMQPGTGKLATLIVPVFLGPDEDPDEMLTSDAYTTLTKVLSALRAHDTETIEALADPRLRNSRPAAESDDAQDETDAATDSQEQGPDAGRVSGAAAGVLRFSEERDPLALTQFIRLRIIDPESAYWRRGIEAATRWLRETDNSELRVPYTFVAPAEWGAVGGYPLGRWLADVRRYYAAGTLEAGRVVELEALGMVWSAWDTAFAEGLAVAREWAAEHGHLLPPATAVAEGGFPIGTWTKNQRAAVRKTLRNAERRAAGEPGISSVGELPESRMEALEAIDPGWCPAWEVGWQRCFRLALARIQAGGTLPMVSGEVIVQGEDLGAWAAAQRTGWDRLLPAQQWLLANALGLEPADETEQPPARRTQADRWATHLAAARQFHTREGHLNVGRKHVEELTGEDGEDGTAIRLGGWLDNTRRRAARLTPERRTELDELGMRW
- a CDS encoding SDR family oxidoreductase, with the translated sequence MAQVLVTGGTGFIGSWCVLTLLDAGHAVRTTVRDLQREPALRSWLHAAAPFDDDRLTVVRADLEHPDGWDDAVADCDFVLHVASPTLRHTPANDDELVVPAREGVLRVLRAARDSGVRRVVLTSAFGAIGIGHPRRPTPFTEADWTNVASDIPPYQRSKTLAERAAWQFIEDEGGGLELTAVHPVGVLGPLLGPDDPPSLRLVRRMLEGRVPACPPFGMGFVDVRDVADLHLRAMTDPAAAGERFLSIAGHSLRVLDIARILHDRLGERAAKAPTRELPVWLARALGVVNPELRLLRHQLGRDLDATSAKAEQLLGWQARPIQDTIAETAENLLAHGIGK
- a CDS encoding aldo/keto reductase, translated to MHYIKLGMTGLDVSPVAIGAMTYGEPDRGHPVWSKGEQDARPLIKHALETGINFFDTANMYSNGSSEEILGRALKDFADRDDVVIATKLRHPMRLGPNGRGLSRKAIMAEVDHSLRRLGTDYIDLYQIHRNDHSTPWEETLEALNDLVRAGKVRYLGASSMHAWEFAKALHLQKQNGWARFVSMQDHYNLLAREEEREMIPLCLDEGVGTIIWSPLARGRLARAWDDARSTTRSETDGAYADLLYSPEQEASNHAIIEAVGQAANSHGVSRAQVALAWLRRQPVVTAPLVGAGSIRQIDEAVASLDIELTDDEVRALEAPYTPRYDWQGVSDEAEMEAIRQRVPGMALA
- a CDS encoding TetR/AcrR family transcriptional regulator, whose amino-acid sequence is MVRSDARENRARILAAAREALAADGNTSMNQIAQRAGVGAGTLYRNFPTREALVLAVYQDEVARITGTVPHLLAQMPPLEALRHWTTDLVEAMRRKHGLGDALGPGAHQAISEQSYGPVIAAITQLLDAGKKDHSIRADADPGDFLQLTGALWRAASSPQDRAPHMLALILDGLRTHR